A DNA window from Fibrobacter sp. UWR3 contains the following coding sequences:
- a CDS encoding outer membrane beta-barrel protein, protein MNFFKSILAFAAFSATVALAQGEYPAETDSAWIASQNGGSTELNDGSEEPNPECIGDGCGEQAAPEPEKAADATRKSWEKEDAKGPADEDECTPADSLLPECQEDNVATYDDDADDDTYDRYINDNSDISRASREGFSSGFSLGFRVAGGLNKIFLGDEIDDWGIGYEANGGIITLTKLGNSGLYASAELSVGYYRYRYEAKLDEEDYNEQDEATLNVVLFEVPVVLKYAIGGGNLTLGLGVDIGLKLTGSSKFKQTIETSTLTETDESDDDLIPSAFVEVGGIFEIGYTINRNFSVDLRFNQRVLNLLNQDVVAVTSMTGMKLLASHVTLGFSLYL, encoded by the coding sequence ATGAATTTCTTCAAGTCCATACTGGCCTTTGCCGCATTCTCGGCTACGGTAGCCCTCGCGCAGGGCGAATACCCTGCCGAAACCGATTCCGCATGGATTGCCTCGCAGAACGGGGGCAGCACCGAACTGAATGACGGTTCCGAAGAACCCAACCCCGAATGCATCGGGGACGGCTGCGGAGAACAGGCAGCACCCGAGCCGGAAAAAGCGGCCGACGCAACCCGCAAGTCTTGGGAAAAGGAAGACGCCAAGGGCCCGGCCGACGAAGACGAATGCACCCCGGCAGATTCCCTGCTCCCCGAATGCCAGGAAGACAACGTCGCAACCTACGATGACGACGCAGACGATGACACCTACGACCGCTATATAAACGACAACTCCGATATTTCCCGTGCAAGCCGCGAAGGGTTCTCCAGCGGATTCTCGCTCGGTTTCAGGGTGGCAGGCGGCCTGAACAAGATTTTCCTGGGCGACGAAATCGATGACTGGGGAATCGGGTACGAGGCCAATGGCGGCATCATCACGTTGACAAAGCTTGGAAACTCCGGGCTGTACGCCTCGGCAGAACTTTCTGTAGGCTACTACCGTTACCGCTACGAAGCAAAACTCGACGAAGAAGACTACAACGAACAGGACGAAGCCACCCTCAACGTGGTGCTGTTCGAGGTTCCCGTAGTGCTCAAGTACGCCATCGGTGGCGGAAACCTCACCCTCGGGCTCGGCGTGGATATCGGCCTCAAGCTCACGGGTTCTTCCAAGTTCAAGCAGACCATCGAGACCAGCACGCTCACCGAGACGGACGAATCCGACGACGACCTTATCCCCTCCGCGTTCGTGGAAGTCGGCGGCATCTTCGAAATCGGCTACACCATCAACAGGAACTTCTCCGTTGACCTGCGATTCAACCAGCGTGTGCTGAACCTCCTGAACCAGGACGTGGTCGCCGTGACCTCGATGACCGGCATGAAGTTGCTCGCATCGCACGTTACCCTCGGTTTTTCGCTGTACCTCTAG
- a CDS encoding outer membrane beta-barrel protein translates to MKSRIAPFLAATFLAVFTPSFADEFDEFDNDNSAVSAGSSGSAEGTSYDGSQESEFADDEEYAAEYAQYKKEKTSKAEINRQRTEGFARSILLGVHANLGVNTLIGQDTDGWGLGFQGSAGVLVTLPLGVKNLNMVPELVFSYRHYSYAAETDFGDDEASIDVMMFEIPLIVRYTFADYNFFVGLGLNLGLKLTGSSEFTQNLDMGDDETRTNTIPTTGFELGAALDIGYMLTRWVQVNIRAVQGFTNLLNPTLASGGEKKFADANFLTSYVQLGVSMLF, encoded by the coding sequence ATGAAATCGAGAATTGCTCCATTCCTGGCAGCGACATTCCTTGCTGTTTTCACGCCATCCTTCGCGGATGAGTTCGACGAGTTTGACAATGATAACAGTGCGGTTTCTGCCGGCAGCAGTGGCTCCGCGGAAGGGACCAGCTACGACGGTTCGCAGGAAAGCGAGTTCGCTGACGACGAGGAGTACGCGGCCGAATACGCACAGTACAAGAAAGAAAAGACTTCCAAGGCGGAAATCAACCGCCAGCGTACCGAGGGCTTTGCGAGGTCCATCCTCCTGGGCGTGCATGCGAACCTCGGCGTAAACACGCTTATCGGGCAGGATACCGACGGCTGGGGACTTGGTTTCCAGGGATCGGCGGGCGTCCTTGTCACCCTGCCGCTCGGCGTGAAGAACCTGAACATGGTTCCCGAGCTGGTATTCTCGTACCGCCATTATTCCTACGCAGCAGAAACCGACTTCGGCGACGACGAGGCGAGCATCGACGTCATGATGTTCGAAATTCCGCTCATCGTTCGCTACACGTTTGCAGACTACAACTTTTTCGTCGGCCTCGGCCTGAACCTGGGCCTGAAGCTCACCGGTTCTTCTGAATTTACCCAGAACCTGGACATGGGCGACGACGAGACCCGAACGAACACCATCCCGACGACAGGATTTGAACTGGGAGCGGCGCTCGACATCGGCTACATGTTGACACGCTGGGTGCAGGTGAACATCCGCGCCGTGCAGGGATTCACGAACCTGCTGAACCCGACCCTGGCCTCCGGTGGCGAGAAGAAATTCGCAGATGCGAACTTCCTGACATCTTACGTGCAGCTCGGCGTGAGCATGCTGTTCTAG
- a CDS encoding fused MFS/spermidine synthase → MNVLIYFLFALSGFAGLIYEGSWARYLKLFLGHSSYGQVLTLCIYMGGLAIGSFVAGKMVEKVRRPLLGYAAVELAIGIGGVAYHPLYNALTGFFFDSEWVAGLGFTGAEIAKIVLATGSTLPIAIAVGMTFPFIAAGLMRKSGAELSLPMLYFTNSFGSAIGILFTSYMLIPVLGNHVTLCVAASINFLLAAIFGYIGFTTSPNHEDDEDELPGDAAEGATAAREPLNEDYAAEHHLAMPPKSTWFWIAGITGLTSFVYEIVWIRLLSLLMGSSSHSFDQMLSAFILGLAIGSAVSGKLLKKDSLVVLSMAQILMAFFALCTLYFHKPFWEMMNEANQIFNPTNDGYVCWSLFKYALSVLWMVPTSFFAGMTLPLITIILTRAFKSEAPIGKVYGWNTVGSILGSAGGGLLLLPLLQLKGALVLAAVLDFAIGFALLVVYRKRFRYSVAFYVICSFMVLPSIFVNFDPHLITSGAFRAYKNLHPDEKIIVRDGKTATISFHESNVHYYIKTNGKADASLGKDRSRPIEGDELTQAATAFMPMAVKDKPYDAAMVGFGSGMGAHYLLADPLLKDFDCVEIEQEMMDLAKGFYPWNSRGYDDPRIHIYIDDAQTFFLTNRRKYDLMISVPSNPWVSGVASLFSHEFYTKMRRYIKPGGLWVQWIQTYEFNDQLFLNILKALDVAFPYVSLYKAPEEPDIIIIASDEPVYQKAISRFSTDSTLVKEFKRIHRDPEFFGEQNFLFTSKMVQSLMDGVAPNSIFTPMVDNKAEEARFVHSQAHIVQVFDSCEVCWPEYLDSAENALRRPARVKQMMQNAADPYKQLALNAYLDDVQAKLDSARGFTVKEPDSVSELSAMPALPAAAEGSPLWTKFRIDYIEWIRGVPLEARDTNEVYVKVRRLVDEGAFPASFVDEFNIMECARTKDYHTAARLVAGFYEKYEMKAMDEFFLRNVLLIAMLAGEPELANAIYLDAIKEHESFFPVEKFLIEREIVKLRRSSIRK, encoded by the coding sequence ATGAACGTTCTCATTTATTTTCTGTTTGCCCTTTCCGGGTTCGCTGGCCTCATTTACGAAGGTTCGTGGGCGCGGTACCTCAAACTCTTTCTCGGGCATTCCAGCTACGGCCAGGTGCTCACGCTCTGCATCTACATGGGCGGGCTTGCCATCGGCAGCTTTGTCGCGGGCAAGATGGTCGAGAAGGTGAGGCGCCCGCTGCTCGGGTACGCCGCGGTGGAACTTGCCATCGGGATTGGCGGTGTGGCGTATCATCCGCTGTATAATGCGCTCACAGGGTTCTTCTTTGATAGCGAATGGGTGGCTGGTCTCGGGTTTACGGGCGCGGAAATTGCAAAGATTGTGCTTGCTACGGGTTCGACCCTCCCGATTGCGATTGCGGTGGGCATGACCTTCCCGTTCATTGCGGCGGGTCTCATGCGCAAGAGCGGCGCCGAGCTCTCGCTCCCGATGCTCTACTTCACGAACAGTTTCGGTTCCGCTATTGGCATCCTTTTTACGAGCTACATGCTCATTCCGGTTCTCGGGAACCACGTTACCTTGTGTGTAGCCGCGTCCATAAACTTCCTGCTTGCCGCTATTTTCGGGTATATCGGGTTTACCACGTCGCCGAACCACGAGGATGACGAGGATGAACTTCCAGGCGATGCCGCCGAGGGGGCAACTGCTGCCCGCGAGCCCCTGAACGAGGACTACGCGGCGGAACATCACCTTGCGATGCCCCCGAAATCCACGTGGTTCTGGATTGCGGGCATCACCGGCCTCACTTCGTTTGTCTATGAAATCGTGTGGATTCGCCTGCTGAGCCTCCTGATGGGGTCGTCGAGCCACAGTTTTGACCAGATGCTTTCGGCGTTCATCCTCGGGCTGGCCATAGGCAGTGCCGTCTCGGGCAAGCTATTGAAGAAGGATTCCCTTGTCGTGCTCTCGATGGCGCAAATCCTGATGGCCTTCTTCGCGCTCTGCACGCTCTACTTCCACAAGCCGTTCTGGGAGATGATGAACGAGGCGAACCAGATATTCAACCCGACGAACGACGGTTACGTTTGCTGGAGCCTCTTCAAGTATGCGCTCTCCGTGCTGTGGATGGTTCCCACGAGCTTCTTTGCGGGCATGACGCTCCCGCTCATTACGATTATCCTCACGCGCGCCTTCAAGAGTGAAGCCCCCATCGGGAAGGTCTACGGCTGGAATACGGTCGGCTCGATTCTCGGTTCTGCGGGTGGTGGCCTCCTGCTGCTTCCGCTGCTGCAGCTCAAGGGCGCCCTCGTGCTTGCCGCGGTTCTCGACTTCGCGATAGGCTTCGCGTTGCTTGTCGTTTATCGCAAGCGCTTCCGCTACAGCGTCGCGTTCTACGTGATTTGCTCCTTCATGGTGTTGCCCTCCATCTTCGTGAACTTTGACCCGCACCTGATTACCTCGGGCGCGTTCCGTGCCTACAAGAACCTCCACCCGGACGAGAAAATCATTGTGCGCGATGGCAAGACGGCTACCATCAGTTTCCACGAATCCAACGTGCATTACTACATCAAGACGAATGGCAAGGCGGATGCGAGTCTCGGCAAGGACCGCTCGCGCCCCATCGAGGGAGACGAACTCACGCAGGCCGCGACCGCCTTCATGCCCATGGCCGTGAAGGATAAGCCCTACGATGCCGCGATGGTCGGCTTCGGGAGCGGCATGGGCGCGCACTACCTGCTTGCTGACCCGCTCTTGAAGGATTTCGACTGCGTGGAAATTGAGCAGGAGATGATGGACCTCGCGAAGGGGTTCTACCCGTGGAATTCCCGCGGTTACGATGACCCGCGCATACACATCTACATCGACGACGCGCAGACGTTCTTCCTCACGAACCGCCGCAAGTACGACCTGATGATCAGCGTGCCCTCTAACCCGTGGGTCTCCGGCGTGGCAAGCCTCTTCAGTCACGAGTTCTATACCAAGATGCGCCGCTACATCAAGCCGGGTGGCCTGTGGGTGCAGTGGATCCAGACTTACGAGTTTAACGACCAACTGTTCCTCAACATCTTGAAGGCGCTTGATGTCGCGTTCCCGTACGTGAGCCTGTACAAGGCGCCGGAAGAACCCGACATCATCATTATCGCAAGCGACGAGCCCGTTTACCAGAAGGCGATATCTCGCTTCAGCACCGACTCCACGCTCGTGAAGGAATTCAAGCGCATCCACCGCGACCCGGAATTCTTCGGCGAGCAGAACTTCCTGTTCACCTCCAAGATGGTGCAGTCGCTCATGGATGGTGTGGCCCCGAACAGCATATTCACCCCGATGGTTGACAACAAGGCCGAAGAGGCGCGCTTCGTGCATTCGCAGGCGCATATCGTGCAGGTGTTCGACAGCTGCGAAGTGTGCTGGCCCGAGTACCTCGATTCCGCGGAGAACGCGCTGCGCCGCCCTGCCCGCGTGAAGCAGATGATGCAGAATGCGGCTGACCCGTACAAGCAGCTCGCGCTGAACGCCTACCTCGACGACGTGCAGGCGAAACTCGATTCCGCGAGGGGCTTCACGGTCAAGGAACCCGATTCCGTTTCGGAACTTTCTGCGATGCCCGCATTGCCTGCCGCCGCGGAAGGTTCGCCCCTGTGGACCAAGTTCCGCATAGACTATATCGAGTGGATTCGCGGTGTCCCGCTGGAAGCCCGCGATACGAACGAGGTCTATGTGAAGGTCCGCAGGCTTGTGGACGAGGGGGCCTTCCCGGCATCGTTCGTGGACGAGTTCAACATCATGGAATGCGCCCGCACCAAGGACTACCATACGGCCGCCCGCCTCGTTGCGGGTTTCTACGAGAAGTACGAGATGAAGGCGATGGACGAGTTCTTCCTCCGCAACGTGCTGCTTATCGCGATGCTCGCGGGTGAACCTGAACTTGCTAACGCTATCTACCTCGATGCCATCAAGGAGCACGAAAGTTTCTTCCCGGTGGAGAAGTTCCTTATCGAGCGCGAGATCGTGAAGCTCCGCCGCAGTTCTATCCGAAAATAA
- a CDS encoding P-II family nitrogen regulator, translating to MSAFNHEVIFCIVNTGFSETVMEAAKDAGARGGTILNARGTANKEAESFFHIAIQPEKEIVMILVDSKIKDAVLHALYQKAGLDTMGQGIAFSLPVEDVVGLTPWKAVDKDGKTIKMPIFKKPSETTEETK from the coding sequence ATGAGCGCATTCAACCACGAAGTCATCTTCTGCATTGTGAATACCGGATTCTCGGAAACCGTGATGGAAGCGGCGAAGGATGCCGGCGCCCGCGGAGGCACTATCCTGAATGCCCGCGGTACGGCGAACAAGGAGGCCGAATCGTTCTTCCACATTGCGATACAGCCCGAAAAAGAAATCGTGATGATTCTCGTGGACTCGAAAATCAAGGACGCGGTGCTGCATGCGCTTTACCAGAAGGCGGGCCTCGACACGATGGGGCAGGGAATCGCGTTCTCGCTCCCCGTGGAAGACGTGGTCGGGCTTACCCCGTGGAAGGCGGTCGACAAGGACGGCAAGACCATCAAGATGCCCATATTCAAGAAGCCCAGCGAAACTACCGAAGAAACAAAGTAA
- a CDS encoding DUF1538 domain-containing protein, with the protein MLKILSEKLKESFASVLPVTLIVLVLSFTPLVSFSTKELLVFAVCAVFLVVGIGLFNLGADLAMTPMGEHVGSGLTKSRKLLLLLSVCFVMGVLITVAEPDLSVLAEQVKNAVEPMLLIVTVGIGVGFFLLLAIVKVVWKKDLSTIIIFFYMALFMLGMLMLTFGKEQLVPLAFDSGGVTTGPITVPFIMALGVGVAGAIGGKNANENSFGLIALCSIGPIIALMGLVIFSKGDLTYKLSPESYSIDASLGENFIPTVAAVAHEVLVALGLIVVFFLALQFVALRLSRSKLVQMSFGICYTFVGLVVFLTAVTVGFMPVGFELGCNLAKMPRALVVSGFVIGMVVVLAEPAVHVLNKQVEDITGGLVSKRSMLIALSVGVGLSIGLSMIRIIVGFPIIYYLIPGYFISLALSFFVPKLYTAIAFDSGGVASGPLTSSFILPLSIGACSVIHDGGDSILSYAFGIVAMVAMTPLITIQVMGFRAIASKKIKNRLMMRRIQDADDEQIIDFV; encoded by the coding sequence ATGCTTAAAATCCTGTCCGAAAAGCTGAAGGAATCCTTCGCGTCGGTACTTCCCGTTACGCTCATAGTACTCGTGCTTTCGTTCACCCCGCTGGTGAGTTTCTCTACGAAGGAACTGCTCGTGTTTGCGGTGTGCGCGGTGTTCCTTGTGGTGGGAATCGGATTGTTTAACCTGGGGGCGGACCTTGCCATGACGCCGATGGGCGAACACGTGGGTTCGGGCCTTACCAAGTCGCGCAAACTCCTTTTGCTCCTTTCGGTGTGCTTCGTGATGGGCGTGCTCATTACGGTCGCGGAACCCGACCTCTCCGTGCTTGCCGAGCAGGTGAAGAATGCGGTCGAACCGATGTTGCTTATCGTTACCGTGGGTATCGGAGTCGGGTTCTTCCTGCTCCTTGCCATCGTGAAGGTGGTCTGGAAGAAGGACCTCTCGACCATCATCATTTTCTTCTACATGGCGCTGTTCATGCTGGGCATGCTCATGCTCACCTTCGGCAAGGAGCAGCTCGTGCCGCTCGCCTTCGATTCCGGCGGCGTGACGACCGGCCCCATCACGGTGCCGTTCATTATGGCGCTCGGCGTAGGTGTCGCCGGCGCCATCGGCGGCAAGAACGCGAACGAGAACAGCTTCGGGCTTATCGCGCTGTGCTCCATCGGGCCTATCATTGCGCTCATGGGTCTCGTGATTTTCTCGAAGGGCGACCTTACCTACAAACTTTCGCCCGAGAGCTATTCCATTGACGCAAGCCTCGGCGAGAACTTTATCCCGACGGTCGCCGCGGTCGCCCACGAGGTGCTTGTGGCCCTCGGGCTCATTGTGGTATTTTTCCTCGCCCTCCAGTTCGTGGCGCTCAGGCTTTCGCGCTCCAAGCTCGTGCAGATGTCGTTCGGCATCTGCTACACCTTCGTGGGGCTTGTCGTGTTCCTTACGGCGGTGACGGTCGGGTTCATGCCCGTGGGTTTCGAGCTCGGGTGCAACCTCGCGAAGATGCCGCGCGCGCTTGTTGTTTCTGGCTTTGTCATCGGCATGGTGGTCGTGCTCGCGGAACCCGCGGTCCACGTGCTCAACAAGCAGGTCGAAGACATCACCGGCGGCCTCGTGAGCAAGCGTTCCATGCTCATCGCCCTCTCGGTGGGTGTCGGGCTTTCCATCGGGCTGTCGATGATCCGGATTATCGTGGGTTTCCCGATTATCTACTACCTCATTCCCGGCTACTTCATCTCGCTTGCGCTATCGTTCTTTGTGCCCAAGCTCTATACCGCCATCGCGTTTGACTCGGGCGGTGTCGCGAGCGGCCCGCTTACTTCGAGCTTTATTCTCCCGCTCTCTATCGGCGCGTGTTCTGTGATTCACGATGGAGGCGATTCCATACTGAGTTACGCCTTCGGGATTGTCGCGATGGTCGCGATGACCCCGCTCATTACCATCCAGGTGATGGGCTTCAGGGCGATTGCATCCAAGAAAATCAAGAACCGCCTGATGATGCGCCGCATCCAGGATGCCGACGACGAACAGATTATCGATTTTGTGTAG
- a CDS encoding FKBP-type peptidyl-prolyl cis-trans isomerase: MSKFKIFIVLLFSSVVWAVPFNIDVVKTGEGDEIRAGQLIKVHYRGYLYADMLHYDSLKVAAAQDSIAKAQADSVAAATAKKDSKSKAKDKKAKAPVDTVAVADSAAVDSALVDEASADTLTPFADTYASGEPLEFTIGVGQVIAGWDKGIVGMKVGEVRKLTIPYVLAYGENSLEGIPPYSDLYFEVELVSAEKPMEPDVFPKDVNKLAWKAKDKGLKIYDEKAGTGKPAMAGSTLKVHYTGWLVSGRKFGSSKDLGKPFEVVLGVGKMIKGWEAGLDGMREGGVRWLRVPPSMGYGASAFTMIPPNSTLVFRVELVESMVDPEVAANMDFFPDTASLTFENGSEGLRYAVIQQGEGEPAKVGAAVKVHYTGWMTNGYKFDSSRDRGQPFVFPLGQGRVIRGWDLGVAGMLPGEKRILVIPPGLGYGSRGAGPIPGGATLIFAVEYLGE, from the coding sequence ATGTCAAAATTCAAGATTTTTATTGTTCTGTTGTTTTCTAGCGTTGTATGGGCGGTTCCGTTCAATATTGATGTGGTAAAAACCGGTGAAGGCGACGAGATTCGCGCAGGGCAGCTCATCAAGGTGCACTACAGGGGCTACCTGTATGCCGACATGCTTCACTATGACAGCCTGAAGGTCGCTGCGGCCCAGGATTCTATCGCGAAGGCGCAGGCGGATTCCGTCGCTGCCGCTACGGCGAAGAAGGACTCGAAATCGAAGGCGAAGGACAAGAAGGCAAAGGCTCCGGTCGATACGGTTGCAGTCGCGGACAGTGCCGCGGTAGATAGCGCGCTCGTGGACGAGGCCTCGGCAGATACGCTTACTCCCTTTGCCGATACGTATGCAAGCGGCGAACCACTCGAGTTCACGATTGGCGTGGGCCAGGTGATTGCCGGCTGGGACAAGGGTATTGTGGGAATGAAGGTGGGCGAGGTCCGCAAGCTTACAATCCCTTACGTGCTGGCATATGGCGAGAATTCTCTCGAGGGCATTCCCCCGTATTCCGACCTGTATTTCGAGGTGGAACTTGTCTCTGCCGAAAAGCCGATGGAACCCGACGTGTTCCCGAAGGATGTGAACAAGCTCGCGTGGAAGGCGAAGGACAAGGGCCTCAAGATTTATGACGAGAAGGCGGGTACGGGCAAGCCTGCGATGGCGGGTTCTACCCTGAAGGTGCATTACACGGGATGGCTCGTGTCGGGCCGCAAGTTCGGCAGTTCCAAGGATTTGGGCAAGCCTTTCGAGGTGGTGCTCGGCGTGGGCAAGATGATCAAGGGCTGGGAAGCAGGCCTTGACGGCATGCGCGAGGGCGGTGTCCGCTGGCTTCGCGTTCCCCCTTCCATGGGATACGGCGCGAGCGCGTTCACGATGATCCCGCCGAACTCTACGCTTGTGTTCCGCGTCGAGCTCGTGGAATCCATGGTGGACCCCGAGGTGGCGGCCAATATGGATTTCTTCCCCGATACGGCGTCGCTCACGTTCGAGAACGGTTCCGAGGGCCTGCGCTATGCGGTAATCCAGCAGGGCGAAGGCGAACCCGCTAAGGTGGGGGCCGCGGTGAAGGTGCATTACACCGGCTGGATGACCAACGGCTACAAGTTCGACAGTTCCCGCGACCGCGGGCAGCCCTTCGTGTTCCCGCTCGGGCAGGGCCGCGTGATTCGCGGTTGGGATCTGGGTGTCGCGGGCATGCTTCCGGGTGAAAAGCGCATCCTCGTGATTCCTCCGGGACTCGGCTACGGCAGTCGCGGCGCGGGCCCCATTCCGGGCGGCGCGACGCTTATCTTCGCTGTGGAGTACCTGGGCGAGTAA
- a CDS encoding PorV/PorQ family protein, translating into MFNTPRNLLSALLFAPALSLAAGSAIITLEMPVGARQLGMGEVGAALADDATAMYYNPAGLAFGPLADEWKVSFPADAKTTPHFTNMASRAKNGFFSKSELWAGTVNGILKFDSEQWVDYHTVTLQGNAKVKDAVRVFAGTERGLDEYTRQVKKFNDIKNADDESHVVEVKIPWNLIVKDTITALLYESRTEKLWVGTPKTLYRFDGKAWKNYEDEIGSHRITALVNQGASLWIGTDNGLFLYRNGQFEQKGKVLPSQKINALVWSESRKELFVAVDGAGIARLVPKKSVNDKDRWSLFNEEDGIMDLHPTALAVDSSAHVWAAHKGGLSHFNLRKWEQVQFDGNVVNDISVDQKGHIWIATDKGVWRHLPDYATASGRKAELERGVAEQEGSVKKEDEWLHFHSGNGLSTNKVWKVLPQGNDVWFSTASGMEIYKDADYQLSAFYEKLLPVLNIPDLYHLFGGMTVPVAEWGTLGFFVNFVSFGSTVVSGDVDADDLVAYNSSEIVGGVSYGTRFPNNWGLGLSIKLFYSDLSSGAGAGEEEATTFGYAFDIGVLKKDLFIDKLNFALVLANIGPSVYYVDKTIEDPIPLTWRVGLSYEILSLADYRLTIAADYNREVVYDDDKGDPEPFYIACWKSIGHPERGGHGFTAFKNSLLQGVFNTGLEFIYANTVALRLGYLYDQTGKRNEADFGIGFMISDMLQFDLATIMDVGDNDGVRDGQMRFGALFKF; encoded by the coding sequence TTGTTTAACACGCCACGCAACCTACTTTCCGCGCTCCTTTTTGCACCAGCACTCTCGCTTGCCGCAGGTTCGGCAATCATCACGCTCGAAATGCCCGTTGGCGCACGCCAGCTCGGTATGGGCGAAGTGGGTGCAGCGCTGGCCGACGACGCAACCGCCATGTACTACAACCCCGCAGGCCTCGCCTTCGGGCCGCTTGCCGACGAATGGAAGGTTTCGTTCCCCGCCGACGCAAAGACAACCCCGCACTTTACCAACATGGCAAGCCGTGCCAAGAACGGGTTCTTTTCCAAGAGCGAACTCTGGGCAGGTACCGTCAACGGCATCCTCAAGTTTGACAGCGAGCAGTGGGTAGACTACCACACCGTAACACTGCAGGGCAACGCGAAGGTGAAAGACGCCGTGCGCGTTTTCGCGGGTACCGAACGCGGGCTCGACGAATACACCCGCCAGGTCAAGAAGTTCAACGACATCAAGAACGCCGACGACGAATCGCACGTGGTGGAAGTGAAAATCCCGTGGAACCTCATCGTGAAGGACACTATCACGGCGCTCCTCTACGAGAGCCGCACCGAAAAACTCTGGGTAGGTACCCCGAAGACGCTCTACCGCTTTGACGGCAAGGCATGGAAGAACTACGAAGACGAAATCGGGAGCCACCGCATCACGGCACTCGTGAACCAGGGCGCATCGCTCTGGATAGGCACCGACAACGGGCTGTTCCTCTACCGCAACGGCCAGTTCGAGCAGAAGGGCAAGGTGCTCCCGAGCCAAAAGATTAACGCGCTCGTGTGGTCCGAAAGCCGCAAGGAACTGTTTGTCGCCGTCGATGGCGCAGGCATCGCAAGGCTCGTGCCCAAGAAGAGCGTGAACGACAAGGACCGCTGGAGCCTCTTCAACGAAGAGGACGGCATCATGGACCTGCACCCGACCGCACTCGCCGTCGACAGTTCCGCACACGTATGGGCGGCACACAAGGGCGGCCTCAGCCATTTCAACCTGCGCAAGTGGGAACAGGTGCAGTTCGACGGCAACGTGGTGAACGACATCTCGGTGGACCAGAAGGGCCACATCTGGATTGCGACCGACAAGGGCGTGTGGCGCCACCTGCCGGACTACGCGACCGCAAGCGGGCGCAAGGCGGAACTTGAACGAGGCGTCGCCGAACAGGAAGGCAGCGTCAAGAAGGAAGACGAATGGCTCCACTTCCACTCGGGCAACGGACTTTCCACGAACAAGGTATGGAAGGTTCTACCGCAGGGCAACGACGTGTGGTTCAGCACCGCAAGCGGCATGGAAATCTACAAGGACGCCGACTACCAGCTGAGCGCCTTCTACGAAAAGCTCCTGCCTGTCCTGAACATTCCCGACCTCTACCACCTCTTCGGCGGCATGACCGTCCCCGTTGCGGAATGGGGAACGCTCGGGTTCTTCGTGAACTTCGTGAGCTTCGGTTCCACGGTCGTCTCGGGCGACGTGGACGCCGATGACCTGGTGGCCTACAACAGTTCCGAAATCGTGGGCGGCGTAAGCTACGGTACCCGCTTCCCGAACAACTGGGGTCTGGGCCTCAGCATCAAGCTATTCTATTCCGACCTGAGTTCCGGTGCAGGTGCCGGCGAAGAGGAAGCGACCACCTTCGGTTACGCGTTCGACATCGGCGTGCTCAAGAAGGACCTGTTTATAGACAAACTAAACTTCGCCCTCGTGCTCGCGAACATCGGCCCGAGCGTGTACTACGTGGACAAGACCATCGAAGACCCGATTCCGCTCACCTGGCGCGTCGGGCTCTCTTACGAAATCCTTTCGCTCGCCGACTACAGGCTCACCATCGCCGCCGACTACAACCGTGAAGTCGTGTACGACGACGACAAGGGCGACCCGGAACCGTTCTACATCGCCTGCTGGAAATCCATTGGGCATCCGGAACGCGGCGGACACGGGTTTACCGCATTCAAGAACTCCCTCCTGCAGGGCGTATTCAATACGGGCCTAGAATTCATCTACGCGAATACGGTGGCGCTCCGTCTCGGTTACCTCTACGACCAGACCGGCAAGCGCAACGAGGCCGACTTCGGTATCGGATTCATGATTTCGGACATGCTCCAGTTCGACCTCGCGACCATCATGGACGTGGGCGACAACGACGGCGTGCGCGACGGACAGATGCGCTTCGGCGCCCTGTTCAAGTTCTAG